The stretch of DNA GCATGGCAGGAGAACTATGGTTTTCtaaaagagatgaggaagaaggaaaaggatatattgaaaaaggaatggaaagaagaagtggacccagagaaaagaaagagaatgaagtcCATTGTACAGCGCATGGAAAACCAAGAGAGGGAGCAagccaggaaggagagagagaaagaggtgaagaggcagcagcagcaagagcagcGGGATGCCTTGCGTCAGGGCAGGAAGCCTAAGTTTTTACCCAACAAAGAGCGTAAATTGTTGGTCAAGGCTGCTCACTTTGAAGATctgaaaaagggaaacaaagtgGAAAAATAccttgagaggaaggaaaagcgcCTGAAtgcaaaagaaatgaaaaagaggaagaaattctAAGGTATATTTAActtgaatgaaaaatatgagtTTTGGAACAATGGTATGTCAGTGAATATATACCTCATGATAATTTTGGAGTCCATTAATGACAAAGCCAGCATTCTTTTTACTGCTGAAAGAGAAGCTGCCTGATGATATAATAGTTTATCAGTAGATTTAGTAGTTTGAGATGTCACATAGAAATTCAAAGAAGTTGGGTTTTTATATAAATGATTAGTGAATTAAATCATGATTgttatacatacatagatacttTTATAAAAATATTCATGAATAAGAAATTCTGAGATAGGATCAAGAATAGGTGTTTAAATACTTACTTTATGCATTTTGAGTATGttcagtaaacccacagttaTAAATCTGAAGTATTTATTCTGGACATTTCAAAGGTTactgccttcatcttcagcagTACAAAGCAGAAGGAAGTATACAAGCGAACTGAACCAAGAGAAGGGCGAGGGACAGAGGATGAAAGTAATGTGGCAGTGTGATTGGCCAACCCCACCTGTGAGTAGGGTGGAACTCACAGGTGAGGTTGGCCAATCACATTGAACCACGTTACTCTCATCCTCTGTCCCTCGCCCTTCTCTTGGTTCAGTTCGCTTGTATACTTCATTCTGCTTTGTActgctgaagatgaaggcagtAGTCTTTGAAACGTccagaataaatacttcaagtctataactgtgggtttactgaaCAAGTTGATATTCATGATAGTGTGATATTCCATCCCATTTTGAGTATTTTTAGGATAGTTTATTTTTAAATCATTTATTTCTAAATGTGAATAATGCATTTTTAAATCAGAAAGgacaaaataattacaaatgttTTTAAAATCTGTGAATTAAACTTATGTTAAATATGGCTCACCTTCAGCATACAGTGAAACTTAAAACACATCAAGCACATGATTTAAACATTAAGGAATTGTCCATGAGCAATTGTCCCTTGCCTAGCAGattatgttgttttgtttattatattgTTACAGTACAGCTGTGTTTCATATGGCAATGTctgaaatgttttgtttcttttataggTGGATGAGCCACACTTCACGGTGGCGGGGGATGCGTGGGTGCTGCTCCCTGCTGATCACCGCAGGGTCATCATTCACCTGGATGCGGACTGCTTCTATGCCCAGGTGGAGATGGTGCGCAACCCCACCCTGCGAGACAAACCTCTTGGTGTGAAGCAGAAGAACCTGATGGTGACCTCCAACTATGTGGCAAGGTCTATGGGAGTGAAGAAGAGCATGTGGATCAAGGAGGCTCTGGAGGCACTGCCTGATCTGATCCTAGTGGATGGGTCGGATCTGACACACTACAGGCAGTGTTCCTCCGAGATCTCTGCAGTTGTTCGGACATTCTCGGTGGATGTGGAGAGACTTGGCCTGGATGAGAACTTTGTTGATGTTACTGAAATTTTGGAAGACTACATAGGAGAATCTGATCCAAGTAAGATTGAAGCACATGTGTACGGTGACAAAGAATCAGATGAGGCTCTTCCAGGTGATCCCTGTGGGTGTGGATGCCGGGAAAGATTAATTGCTGGTGCTGTAGTGGCCAAAAAGATTCGCCAGCAGATTGTGAAGACCACAGGAATAACTTGTTGTGCTGGTGTTGCTCATAACAAATTACTGGCAAAGCTTGTGTCTGGTTACTATAAACCAGATCAGCAGACTGTCTTGTTTCCATGGTTAGTTCATCAACTCATGAATTCCCTCAATTTAACTAGAAGCATTCCAGGTATAGGGAGTACAATGTGTAAAACCTTGGAAGAATTAGGAATTTATACTGTCAAGGACTTACAAAAGTCATCACTAGCTTTGTTACATTCAAAATTTGATGATGAAACCAGCAAAAGACTTAAAGATCTTAGTTATGGCATTGATGATACCCCTGTGAGAAGGAGTGGCAGACCACAGACCATTGGATTGGAGGATGCCTTCAGAAAAGTGAATTCCATAGACGTGGTACAAAGCAAGTATCTGACACTGTTGGAGCGACTGCTGAAACTCCTGAAAGAAGACGGACGCATTCCCTCCACCCTTAGAGTGTGTGTCCGTAAGTTTGACACCAAGAAGAAGTTTGGTAACAGGGAGAGTCGACAAACTCCTATACTGCCATCTTTGTTTGCATCAGGTGTCCAGAATGTTGGGGAAAATGCAAGAACCACTTTAATGAACCAGGTGATGGAGCTTTTCCACAAGATGGTGGACACAAGCAAGGAGTTCCACCTCACACTGTTAAGCATTGGGTTCACCAAGTTCATTGAGCGAGCATCACACGAAAACTCCATCTCCAGATTCTTTGTTAAGCGTAAAAGAAGTGAGACAGAAGAGCAAgacataaatgaaagaaagagtgaagattCAGGTCATTTGAAATCATTCTCATCATATAGTGTTGATGATTCAAATATCTACAGCTCGGATCTTTCTTTAGAGTCTTGTTCTGAATCTGATAGTTTTAGTAGTGAAGCTTTCAGAAACATTCAGGGAAGCATGAACATTAAAGATATGCTTTCTAAATCCCATCATCATTCCAGTGAAAGAAAGATtttaaaaacatcaaaaaaaatttcaatgaTGATATGCATAAACAAACATCTGCAACAAATTATGAAGCTTCTGGGTCAGATTGTGATCAGAATAATGAGGATAGTAATTCTCATGATGTGTCATCACCTATAAAAGGGTGCAAAGTCCAGGAGCCGGCTCTTGAGGACTCACTGCCAGCAGGCAAGGGTGGCATTGCAAGGTTACCACATGGCATTGATAAGGAAGTCTTTCAAGCACTTCCTCTGGAGATACAAGATGAAATTATTCTTAACTACAAAAGCAAGCCACCAGATCCTAAACCAGTACCCAAAATACAAGCTCCTCAAAAACCCCTTCCAAAGTAAAAACAAGTGCTACCTTAGATAAATACTTCAAGCGTGACTCTGTCACGAGACAGTTCCCAAGAAGATCTCCAGTACAGAAACCAATGCAGAGCCTGTCATAAGCCATCACAGCAATAATAATGCACCACCACCTGAGGGAAAGGATGATGGAGGTGAAGAGATGAGTGCAGCATGTGGTAGCTCATCCAGTGGCTTGTCTCTTTCCAATTTACAGCCACCAGAAGGAGTAGACCCAAGTGTGTTCAGTGCCCTGCCTTGGGAGATTCAGAAGGAGATTGTGGAGGAACAAAGACGCTCATTGTCATCAAGCAGTGTTCCACGTGTGTCAAACTCCTCATCTC from Portunus trituberculatus isolate SZX2019 chromosome 20, ASM1759143v1, whole genome shotgun sequence encodes:
- the LOC123506486 gene encoding LOW QUALITY PROTEIN: DNA polymerase iota-like (The sequence of the model RefSeq protein was modified relative to this genomic sequence to represent the inferred CDS: deleted 2 bases in 1 codon), whose amino-acid sequence is MLADDEEEVDEPHFTVAGDAWVLLPADHRRVIIHLDADCFYAQVEMVRNPTLRDKPLGVKQKNLMVTSNYVARSMGVKKSMWIKEALEALPDLILVDGSDLTHYRQCSSEISAVVRTFSVDVERLGLDENFVDVTEILEDYIGESDPSKIEAHVYGDKESDEALPGDPCGCGCRERLIAGAVVAKKIRQQIVKTTGITCCAGVAHNKLLAKLVSGYYKPDQQTVLFPWLVHQLMNSLNLTRSIPGIGSTMCKTLEELGIYTVKDLQKSSLALLHSKFDDETSKRLKDLSYGIDDTPVRRSGRPQTIGLEDAFRKVNSIDVVQSKYLTLLERLLKLLKEDGRIPSTLRVCVRKFDTKKKFGNRESRQTPILPSLFASGVQNVGENARTTLMNQVMELFHKMVDTSKEFHLTLLSIGFTKFIERASHENSISRFFVKRKRSETEEQDINERKSEDSGHLKSFSSYSVDDSNIYSSDLSLESCSESDSFSSEAFRNIQGSMNIKDMLSKSHHHSSERKILKTSKKISMMICINKHLQQIMKLLGQIVIRIMRIVILMMCHHIKGCKVQEPALEDSLPAGKGGIARLPHGIDKEVFQALPLEIQDEIILNYKSKPPDPKPVPKIQAPQKPLPNHETVPKKISSTETNAEPVISHHSNNNAPPPEGKDDGGEEMSAACGSSSSGLSLSNLQPPEGVDPSVFSALPWEIQKEIVEEQRRSLSSSSVPRVSNSSSHSGRRRETSSSIMKYIKKV